A window of Paraburkholderia bryophila contains these coding sequences:
- a CDS encoding DUF2471 family protein, producing the protein MNDLTTDHADHALAALRYQTAARDLERIVRNIAARYIVQEVPLTWRLLHAIEAEALADLGFASRHDAIMLGLFQRPSDLPYPETDEGVDFGTSTALPAVFAFAVCAYEEAARRAAQPAAQPAAQDAPLKRARAWGD; encoded by the coding sequence ATGAACGACCTGACAACCGACCATGCCGACCACGCTCTGGCCGCGCTGCGCTATCAAACCGCGGCGCGCGATCTCGAACGCATCGTGCGCAATATCGCCGCGCGCTACATCGTGCAAGAGGTGCCGCTCACGTGGCGGCTGCTGCATGCCATCGAGGCGGAGGCGCTGGCCGACCTAGGGTTTGCGAGCCGACATGACGCGATCATGCTCGGGCTGTTTCAGCGCCCGTCCGATCTGCCTTATCCCGAAACTGACGAAGGCGTGGACTTCGGTACGTCCACCGCGTTGCCCGCGGTGTTCGCGTTCGCCGTCTGCGCCTATGAGGAAGCCGCTCGTCGCGCTGCGCAACCTGCTGCGCAACCTGCTGCGCAAGACGCTCCGCTGAAACGCGCGCGAGCTTGGGGCGACTGA
- the arsC gene encoding arsenate reductase (glutaredoxin) (This arsenate reductase requires both glutathione and glutaredoxin to convert arsenate to arsenite, after which the efflux transporter formed by ArsA and ArsB can extrude the arsenite from the cell, providing resistance.), producing the protein MITIYHNPRCSKSRAACELLASIYKVANEPAEIVEYLKQPLTVAQLKQLNTQLGCPVREMIRDTEVEYKELHLSDAALTDDELYEAMAMHPILLQRPIVVRDGRAVIGRPPENIAALFA; encoded by the coding sequence ATGATCACCATCTACCACAACCCTCGCTGCTCAAAATCGCGCGCCGCATGCGAGTTGCTCGCCAGCATCTACAAGGTCGCAAACGAACCAGCAGAAATTGTCGAGTACCTGAAGCAGCCGCTCACCGTCGCGCAACTCAAGCAGTTGAACACCCAGCTAGGCTGCCCGGTCCGCGAAATGATTCGAGACACGGAAGTCGAATACAAAGAACTCCATCTCTCCGATGCCGCGCTAACTGATGACGAGTTATACGAAGCAATGGCCATGCATCCCATCCTGCTGCAACGGCCGATTGTCGTGCGAGATGGCCGCGCGGTGATCGGCCGTCCGCCAGAAAACATCGCGGCGCTCTTTGCCTGA
- a CDS encoding replication initiation protein — MATKRAKKTDVVSPSSAELRKAVEAIAIQPKSGKITLLTRKLFNVLLAVAQQADESGDTYRALLSDIVANSAFDSNDTALVKEHLRRMVSVQVEWSTGTSSQKPGRKWGISTLIADAEILEDPTTRRVWVEFSFAPKIKKKLLDPVQYARLSLQFQSQLRSSAGLALYEICVRYLTNPSHLTMRETWEWWRPILSGTPDTEAGDEAKREYKYFKRDYLRPAIAEVNAVTNIFVELIEHREGRRVAEIQFRVTERKQPMLALDEHPNVFDSTLVDRMVKIGIPLKEAQTLYADSEENRIRAALQMTEQRMRSTSLPAVRSAPALFKDALKKGYAPPVEALPSGSGGKAAVAAPADDLKARLLGEYSAHRRKEAYELYNEQGESEREIARQSFEEDELPGLGTHMRDDWRRRGLDSKIVETAFFDWLARKTWGEPTDGDLLAFTLSQSRAA, encoded by the coding sequence ATGGCCACGAAGCGCGCGAAGAAGACCGATGTAGTCAGCCCGAGCTCGGCCGAATTGCGCAAAGCCGTCGAGGCGATCGCGATTCAGCCTAAAAGCGGCAAAATCACCCTCCTTACCCGCAAGCTGTTCAACGTGCTGCTCGCCGTCGCTCAGCAAGCGGACGAGTCGGGCGACACGTATCGGGCCTTGCTGTCCGACATCGTCGCCAATTCGGCATTCGATTCCAACGACACGGCACTCGTCAAAGAGCATCTGCGGCGCATGGTGTCGGTGCAGGTGGAATGGAGCACGGGTACGTCCAGCCAGAAGCCGGGGCGCAAGTGGGGTATCTCCACGCTGATCGCCGACGCGGAAATTCTCGAAGATCCGACCACGCGTCGCGTCTGGGTTGAGTTTTCATTCGCGCCGAAGATCAAGAAGAAGCTGCTCGATCCGGTTCAATATGCCCGATTGAGTTTGCAGTTTCAGAGCCAGTTGCGCAGTAGCGCGGGGTTGGCGCTCTACGAAATTTGCGTGCGCTATCTGACCAACCCGAGTCACCTCACCATGCGTGAGACTTGGGAATGGTGGCGCCCTATCCTGTCCGGTACGCCGGACACGGAGGCGGGTGACGAGGCGAAGCGCGAGTACAAATACTTCAAGCGCGATTACTTGCGCCCGGCGATCGCCGAGGTCAACGCCGTCACGAATATCTTCGTCGAATTAATCGAACACCGGGAAGGACGGCGCGTTGCGGAAATCCAGTTCCGCGTGACCGAACGCAAGCAGCCCATGCTCGCGCTCGACGAACATCCGAACGTGTTTGACAGCACGCTGGTCGACCGGATGGTGAAGATCGGCATTCCGCTGAAAGAAGCGCAGACGCTGTATGCCGACAGCGAGGAAAACCGGATTCGCGCCGCACTGCAAATGACGGAGCAACGCATGCGCAGCACGTCGTTGCCGGCCGTGCGCAGTGCACCGGCGCTGTTCAAGGACGCGTTGAAGAAAGGCTATGCGCCGCCGGTCGAAGCGCTGCCCTCCGGTTCCGGTGGTAAGGCGGCGGTGGCGGCACCGGCCGACGATCTCAAGGCCCGTCTGCTCGGCGAATATTCGGCACATCGTCGCAAGGAAGCGTACGAGTTGTACAACGAGCAAGGTGAGTCGGAACGGGAGATCGCGCGGCAGTCGTTTGAAGAAGATGAATTGCCGGGTCTGGGCACTCACATGCGCGACGACTGGCGCCGTCGCGGCTTGGATTCGAAGATTGTCGAGACGGCATTCTTCGATTGGCTGGCTCGCAAGACTTGGGGTGAGCCTACCGACGGTGACCTGCTTGCCTTCACGCTGAGCCAATCGCGCGCGGCGTAA
- a CDS encoding tyrosine-type recombinase/integrase, whose amino-acid sequence MSPPHLSDPVPRPAPSTDLFDQQREDWRRDPQIAFDAWLANQHFRRSSAEVYQAQWGLFLEWLAARQKSLVTVDTHTIAEFVGGLEIRKPQRIRYLRLIERVLDHVREIESASTNPARFIAQDGEAAWRNARDNEPTGFLNHAERTALIAHLFSPLPDLSAAQRWRERRDRALIAVFLGGGLKTGEAGALSVSCVNVGSPWVTIESANPMLMRRTRLAPFATAILDAWLAERRLSELAGNLVFPASPSGRPMHKATMLRAVDALIDAAGIAASRASRASPQTLRNTFAADLFESGVEAELVGQWLGFVQAVSANRLYRAWQTWADQQDSAAVDAPDPAAQSLPEPRRDGRVTRRRGGNEP is encoded by the coding sequence ATGTCACCTCCCCATCTGTCCGACCCAGTTCCACGGCCTGCGCCATCCACCGATCTATTCGATCAGCAGCGCGAAGACTGGCGCCGCGATCCGCAAATCGCGTTCGACGCATGGCTCGCCAATCAACATTTCCGACGCTCGTCCGCTGAAGTCTACCAGGCGCAATGGGGACTCTTTCTCGAATGGCTGGCCGCACGCCAGAAGAGTCTCGTTACGGTCGATACGCACACCATCGCTGAATTTGTTGGTGGGCTTGAGATTCGCAAACCGCAGCGTATCCGGTATTTGCGCTTGATCGAGCGGGTGCTGGATCATGTGCGCGAAATCGAATCCGCGTCGACTAACCCCGCACGTTTCATCGCTCAGGACGGCGAGGCGGCTTGGCGAAACGCACGCGACAACGAACCCACAGGGTTTCTCAACCACGCTGAACGTACCGCGCTGATTGCCCACCTGTTTTCACCGTTGCCGGATTTGTCCGCGGCGCAGCGCTGGAGAGAACGGCGCGATCGCGCGTTGATCGCCGTGTTTCTCGGCGGTGGGTTGAAGACCGGCGAAGCGGGTGCGCTTTCGGTTAGTTGCGTGAATGTGGGGTCGCCCTGGGTCACGATCGAATCGGCCAACCCCATGTTGATGCGGCGCACCCGGCTTGCACCCTTCGCCACAGCCATCCTCGACGCATGGCTCGCCGAGCGGCGTCTGTCGGAATTGGCCGGCAATCTGGTTTTTCCCGCGTCGCCTTCCGGGCGGCCGATGCACAAGGCCACCATGCTGCGCGCGGTCGACGCATTGATCGACGCAGCGGGCATCGCCGCGTCGCGTGCTTCACGAGCCAGTCCGCAAACCTTGCGAAACACGTTTGCGGCGGATCTGTTTGAGAGCGGGGTGGAGGCAGAACTGGTCGGCCAATGGCTCGGCTTCGTGCAAGCCGTGTCGGCGAACCGTTTGTATCGGGCATGGCAAACGTGGGCGGATCAGCAGGATTCAGCCGCCGTCGACGCACCGGATCCCGCAGCGCAATCTTTGCCTGAACCTAGACGTGACGGGCGTGTAACGAGGAGAAGGGGAGGAAATGAGCCCTGA
- a CDS encoding GntT/GntP/DsdX family permease, which yields MHLTTTLAPWSSHDTQLILSCVLGLALIIIFISVLKLAPFLSILVGTFAAGFAAGLPLEAVASAFSKGAGALLGDVGIIIALGAMLGALMAESGAADRLVSTILKHSTPRTLPWMMALVALIIGLPLFFEVGLVMMVPIIFVMARRSQQPILRIAIPALAGMTTLHALLPPHPGPLIAVSALHADLGLTLGLGLIVAIPAVILAGPLYGIWLSKRMHVAEPEEMGKLFTAQQDTAEPPGFAISLITILLPVVLMLGRTVAKLLLHPETFLFDALNFLGEPLIALGLTVLFAVVALGWSRGMARDRVGGILRKSLPPIAALLLTIGAGGGLKQALVVAGISTTIGKIAVGAHMPLILLAWLIAVALRQATGSATVATTTTAGIVAPVVVGLSATHNSLMALAIGAGSVFFCHVNDAGFWMVREYFGLQLKQTVLVWSVLQTIVSVVGLALTLVLWGVLT from the coding sequence GTGCATCTGACGACAACACTCGCGCCGTGGTCATCCCACGACACCCAACTGATTCTCTCGTGCGTGCTTGGACTCGCACTCATTATCATTTTCATCAGCGTGCTGAAGCTCGCGCCGTTCCTGTCGATTCTGGTCGGCACGTTCGCCGCAGGTTTTGCCGCGGGACTGCCGCTAGAGGCTGTCGCCAGTGCTTTCAGCAAAGGCGCGGGTGCGTTGCTCGGCGACGTCGGCATCATCATCGCGCTGGGGGCCATGCTCGGCGCGCTGATGGCCGAATCGGGCGCGGCCGACCGGCTCGTTTCGACCATTCTCAAACATTCGACGCCGCGCACGCTGCCGTGGATGATGGCGCTCGTCGCGCTGATCATCGGCTTGCCGCTCTTCTTCGAAGTCGGCCTCGTGATGATGGTGCCGATCATCTTCGTGATGGCGCGCCGCTCGCAACAACCCATCTTACGTATCGCGATTCCCGCGCTGGCCGGCATGACCACGCTGCATGCGCTACTGCCGCCGCACCCGGGTCCGTTGATCGCGGTCAGCGCGCTGCATGCCGATCTCGGTCTGACGCTCGGCCTTGGCCTGATCGTCGCGATTCCGGCAGTGATTCTCGCCGGTCCGCTCTACGGTATCTGGCTGTCGAAGCGGATGCATGTCGCCGAGCCCGAAGAAATGGGCAAGCTGTTCACCGCGCAACAAGACACCGCCGAGCCACCGGGTTTCGCGATTTCGCTGATCACGATTCTGTTGCCCGTCGTATTGATGTTGGGCCGCACGGTCGCGAAGCTTCTGCTTCACCCCGAAACGTTCCTGTTCGACGCGCTGAATTTCCTGGGTGAGCCGTTGATTGCACTCGGCCTCACCGTGCTGTTCGCGGTGGTCGCATTGGGCTGGTCGCGTGGCATGGCGCGCGACCGCGTCGGTGGCATTCTGCGCAAAAGCTTGCCGCCGATCGCCGCGCTGCTGCTGACTATCGGCGCCGGCGGCGGACTCAAGCAGGCGCTCGTCGTCGCCGGCATCAGCACGACGATCGGCAAGATCGCGGTCGGCGCGCACATGCCGCTGATTCTGCTGGCGTGGCTTATCGCGGTGGCGTTGCGGCAAGCGACGGGTTCGGCGACTGTCGCCACCACGACGACCGCGGGGATCGTCGCCCCGGTCGTCGTGGGTCTCAGCGCGACGCACAATTCGCTGATGGCGCTCGCTATCGGTGCAGGCTCGGTGTTCTTCTGCCACGTGAACGACGCCGGGTTCTGGATGGTGCGCGAGTATTTCGGCTTGCAATTGAAGCAGACGGTGCTCGTCTGGTCGGTTTTGCAAACGATCGTCTCCGTGGTCGGCCTTGCGCTCACGCTCGTGCTGTGGGGCGTGCTGACGTGA
- a CDS encoding helix-turn-helix domain-containing protein, with protein sequence MGQEMASSGIRRAAAAAAPAAGAAGAGPVAAIAAPPRVGEHIQRLRAERRMTLDDLSRAAGVSKSMLSEIERDKANPTIAVAWRLTNALGVSLDSLFAPQKAPEAIAVSGPHDIPTLSGHEAKYQLRVWGPIELAGKFEWYELTLQAGGALVSNAHEPGTREHLTVLHGSIEIEAAGTTKRLKTADTARYVADEPHAIRNAGKGEAKALLVVIHG encoded by the coding sequence ATGGGTCAGGAAATGGCAAGTTCGGGTATTCGCCGCGCAGCAGCCGCTGCGGCGCCTGCTGCAGGTGCTGCGGGCGCGGGGCCAGTGGCCGCGATCGCGGCGCCGCCGCGTGTCGGCGAACACATTCAGCGTTTGCGCGCCGAACGGCGCATGACGCTCGACGATCTGTCGCGCGCGGCCGGCGTGTCGAAATCGATGCTATCTGAGATCGAGCGCGACAAGGCGAATCCGACGATTGCGGTCGCGTGGCGGCTGACCAATGCGCTCGGTGTCAGTCTCGATTCGCTGTTCGCGCCGCAAAAGGCGCCGGAGGCGATTGCCGTCTCCGGTCCGCACGACATTCCCACGTTGAGCGGGCACGAAGCCAAGTATCAGTTGCGGGTGTGGGGGCCGATCGAGCTGGCCGGCAAGTTCGAGTGGTACGAGTTGACGCTGCAAGCGGGCGGGGCGTTGGTGTCGAATGCGCACGAACCCGGCACGCGCGAACACCTCACCGTGCTGCACGGATCGATAGAAATCGAGGCCGCCGGCACGACGAAACGGCTCAAGACCGCGGACACCGCGCGTTATGTCGCCGACGAACCGCACGCCATCCGCAACGCCGGCAAGGGTGAGGCGAAAGCCCTGCTGGTGGTGATTCACGGCTGA
- a CDS encoding glycine C-acetyltransferase has translation MRDQYLAHLRGSLEQIRADGFYKNERVIASPQSADIRLANGADVLNFCANNYLGLANDARLIEAAKQGLDHDGFGMASVRFICGTQSVHKELESALAAFLQTDDCILYSSCFDANGGLFETLLDDNDAIISDELNHASIIDGVRLSKAKRFRYKNNDLADLEARLKEADAAGARFKLIATDGVFSMDGIIADLAGICDLADRYGALVMVDDSHAVGFVGEHGRGTPEHCGVLSRVDIITGTLGKALGGASGGYVAARKEIIELLRQRSRPYLFSNTLTPSIAAASLKVLELLASDEGAQLRARVRENGAHFRGKMSALGFTLVPGEHPIIPVMLGDAQLASKMADALLKEGVYVVGFSFPVVPKGRARIRTQMSAAHTTEQIDRAVDAFARVGRELGVI, from the coding sequence ATGCGTGACCAATATCTCGCCCATCTGCGCGGCAGTCTGGAGCAGATCCGCGCCGACGGCTTTTACAAGAACGAACGCGTGATCGCCAGCCCGCAGTCGGCCGACATTCGTCTCGCCAACGGTGCGGACGTGTTGAATTTCTGCGCGAACAACTATCTGGGACTGGCGAACGACGCGCGTCTGATCGAAGCCGCCAAGCAAGGCCTGGATCACGACGGCTTCGGCATGGCGTCGGTGCGTTTTATTTGCGGCACGCAAAGCGTGCACAAGGAACTCGAGTCGGCGCTCGCCGCGTTCCTGCAAACCGACGACTGTATTCTCTACTCCAGTTGTTTCGACGCAAACGGCGGCTTGTTCGAAACGCTGCTCGACGATAACGACGCGATCATTAGCGACGAACTGAATCACGCGAGCATTATCGACGGCGTGCGGCTTTCGAAGGCGAAGCGCTTTCGCTACAAGAACAACGACCTTGCCGATCTCGAAGCGCGGCTGAAAGAAGCCGACGCAGCCGGCGCGCGCTTCAAACTGATCGCGACCGACGGCGTGTTCTCGATGGACGGCATCATCGCCGACCTAGCCGGCATCTGCGACCTTGCCGATCGTTACGGCGCACTGGTCATGGTTGACGATTCGCACGCAGTGGGTTTCGTCGGCGAACACGGTCGCGGCACGCCGGAACATTGCGGGGTGCTGTCGCGCGTCGACATCATCACGGGTACGTTGGGTAAAGCGCTGGGTGGGGCATCGGGCGGCTACGTCGCGGCGCGCAAGGAAATCATCGAGTTGTTGCGCCAGCGCTCGCGTCCCTATCTGTTCTCGAACACGTTGACGCCGAGCATTGCCGCTGCGTCGCTGAAAGTGCTCGAACTGCTCGCGAGCGACGAAGGCGCGCAACTGCGCGCACGCGTGCGCGAAAACGGCGCGCACTTCCGCGGCAAGATGAGCGCGCTCGGTTTCACGCTCGTGCCCGGCGAACATCCCATCATTCCGGTCATGCTCGGCGACGCGCAACTCGCGTCGAAGATGGCGGATGCCTTGTTGAAGGAAGGTGTCTACGTGGTCGGCTTTTCGTTCCCGGTGGTGCCGAAGGGGCGCGCTCGCATCCGCACGCAGATGAGCGCCGCGCACACCACGGAACAGATCGATCGCGCCGTGGATGCGTTTGCGCGCGTCGGCCGTGAACTTGGCGTGATCTGA
- a CDS encoding ParB/RepB/Spo0J family partition protein — translation MKPSQFAKGFQARPDTTSSEKRTALDRLNAIDGLVKNGPKGSEVPSRPMSSVMPKSIAEVDTVDSADESAAYRSWRLEHAYRPGQVIDLALKTIKPSPFNPRHFYLKSSIAELAVNLAKQGQQQAIHVIPDYDNPGTYYVSDGGRRVRALKEANKESVKAIVIDLPIGIQSYKLGYDLNVQRDSQTVFDNAVVWKRFLDDRHFQSQKELAEHLGLDESTVAVALSIAKLPEVIMHEMVARPDRFGSNMAYQVGRYHTARGADATLRLINKILSDDLSTRQVADIVKGRASAQESTKPAGRQRYAQRLEIKLEGVSVGDLKSYGDDRIELRLKGLTREKRDDILRQIEKMLK, via the coding sequence ATGAAACCCTCCCAATTCGCCAAAGGCTTTCAAGCACGTCCTGATACGACCAGCAGCGAAAAGCGAACCGCGCTCGATCGTCTGAATGCCATCGACGGTCTGGTCAAGAATGGCCCGAAGGGCAGTGAAGTGCCGAGCCGTCCAATGTCATCCGTCATGCCGAAAAGCATCGCGGAAGTCGACACGGTCGACTCCGCCGACGAATCGGCGGCCTACCGCTCGTGGCGGCTCGAGCATGCTTATCGGCCGGGTCAGGTAATCGACCTCGCGCTCAAGACGATCAAACCAAGCCCGTTCAATCCGCGGCATTTCTATCTGAAGTCGTCGATTGCCGAGCTTGCCGTGAATCTGGCGAAGCAAGGCCAGCAGCAAGCGATTCACGTCATTCCCGATTACGACAATCCCGGCACCTACTACGTCAGCGACGGCGGCCGCCGTGTGCGCGCGCTGAAAGAAGCGAACAAGGAATCGGTGAAGGCGATCGTCATCGATCTGCCGATCGGCATTCAGAGCTACAAGCTCGGCTACGACCTCAACGTCCAACGCGATTCGCAAACGGTGTTCGACAACGCCGTCGTCTGGAAACGCTTTCTCGACGACCGGCATTTTCAAAGCCAGAAGGAGCTTGCCGAACATCTCGGTCTGGACGAATCGACCGTGGCAGTCGCTCTGTCGATCGCCAAGTTGCCGGAGGTCATCATGCATGAGATGGTCGCGCGTCCGGACCGCTTCGGCTCGAACATGGCGTATCAGGTCGGCCGTTACCATACGGCCCGCGGCGCCGATGCGACGCTGCGTCTGATCAACAAAATCCTCTCCGACGATCTGAGCACGCGACAAGTTGCAGATATCGTCAAAGGTCGAGCAAGCGCGCAGGAAAGCACCAAGCCAGCTGGCCGGCAGCGCTACGCGCAGCGCCTCGAAATCAAACTCGAAGGCGTCTCGGTCGGTGATCTCAAATCGTACGGGGATGATCGAATCGAACTGCGCCTGAAAGGGCTCACGCGTGAAAAGCGTGACGACATCCTTCGGCAGATTGAGAAGATGTTGAAGTAA
- a CDS encoding DNA-binding protein yields the protein MNLDQVRQTIRDELDSMRTSGARRQELSLHACKRLFFDLGIRPSMAAVRDLTQTGSASDIPKDIDHFWERIRNVSRVKVGAGAIPKALEDRAGELLGALFEEAVAHARTALDDERAEIRTQIADADQRARDAEIRLDASEDAIKRSELRAEAAWEKVRELETQLSSATTHGNVHQEGLQATARRLEQENETLRQRLDNECATNAALRDRIDALHVELRQSTEHYAQQIKDAIAEAERRVKPMLVELDSLRTMASTYQSGVRDASRKEFEFIQQIAAAKARGDRLDAQLREQSDDVDTLTKEVAVLRGQQGIDPAIAGLLCSLVEAGRLSSEELRTIGTAADGHVAVPLRCPKCEEGEPELSQVDHRFELQCPECDHSSGLGESRLEAVSRFLSSDPITASA from the coding sequence GTGAATCTGGATCAGGTACGGCAAACCATTCGCGACGAGCTCGACTCAATGCGAACCAGCGGCGCTCGCCGGCAAGAGCTTTCGCTCCATGCCTGCAAGCGCTTGTTTTTTGATCTGGGTATTCGCCCGTCCATGGCCGCGGTTCGCGACCTGACGCAAACCGGCAGCGCAAGCGATATCCCGAAAGACATCGACCACTTCTGGGAACGGATCCGAAACGTGTCGCGTGTCAAAGTGGGCGCAGGCGCCATTCCGAAAGCGCTGGAAGATCGCGCCGGTGAACTGCTAGGCGCTCTTTTTGAAGAAGCAGTTGCCCACGCCAGAACGGCGTTAGACGACGAACGCGCCGAAATTCGTACCCAGATCGCGGATGCCGACCAGCGTGCTCGAGACGCGGAGATTCGGCTGGATGCCTCCGAAGACGCGATCAAGCGCAGTGAACTGCGAGCTGAAGCCGCATGGGAAAAGGTTCGCGAACTGGAAACCCAGTTATCCAGTGCGACTACGCACGGCAACGTTCACCAGGAAGGCCTGCAGGCAACGGCTCGACGGCTCGAACAAGAAAATGAGACGCTTCGTCAGCGGCTCGACAATGAATGTGCGACCAACGCGGCGCTTCGCGACCGGATCGACGCCTTGCACGTCGAATTACGGCAAAGCACCGAGCACTATGCGCAACAGATCAAAGACGCTATCGCCGAAGCCGAGCGACGCGTGAAGCCGATGCTGGTCGAGCTGGACTCTCTTCGCACCATGGCGTCGACCTATCAGTCAGGCGTACGCGACGCCAGTCGCAAGGAATTCGAGTTTATTCAGCAAATCGCCGCGGCCAAGGCGCGCGGCGATCGGCTCGATGCGCAACTGCGCGAGCAATCGGACGACGTCGATACGTTGACAAAAGAAGTCGCCGTGCTGCGCGGCCAGCAAGGAATCGATCCGGCAATCGCCGGTCTGCTGTGTTCGCTGGTCGAAGCCGGGCGGCTTAGCAGCGAAGAGTTGCGGACGATCGGCACTGCCGCGGACGGTCACGTCGCAGTGCCTTTACGATGCCCAAAATGTGAGGAAGGTGAGCCGGAGCTGTCCCAGGTCGATCACCGCTTCGAACTGCAATGTCCGGAATGCGACCACTCGTCCGGCCTCGGCGAATCAAGGCTGGAGGCAGTTAGCCGGTTTTTGTCGAGTGACCCGATCACCGCCTCGGCGTGA
- the tdh gene encoding L-threonine 3-dehydrogenase, producing the protein MKALAKLERAPGLTLTDVAKPEVGHNDVMIRITRTAICGTDIHIWKWDDWAQKTIPVPMHVGHEYVGEIVEMGQEVRGFAIGDRVSGEGHITCGFCRNCRAGRRHLCRNTVGVGVNREGAFAEFLVIPAFNAFKIPPEISDDLAAIFDPFGNATHTALSFNLVGEDVLITGAGPIGIMAVAIAKHVGARNVVITDVNDYRLELARKMGATRAVNVSRESLRDVMADLHMAEGFDVGLEMSGVPSAFTSMLDAMNHGGKIALLGIPPAQTAIDWTQVIFKGLEIKGIYGREMFETWYKMVAMLQSGLDLSPILTHHFKVDDYQEAFATMLSGESGKVILDWTAA; encoded by the coding sequence ATGAAAGCATTGGCAAAACTCGAACGCGCACCGGGCCTCACGCTCACGGACGTCGCGAAACCTGAAGTCGGCCACAACGACGTGATGATCCGCATCACGCGCACCGCGATTTGCGGCACCGACATTCATATCTGGAAGTGGGACGACTGGGCCCAAAAAACGATTCCGGTGCCGATGCATGTCGGTCACGAATACGTCGGCGAAATCGTCGAGATGGGCCAGGAAGTGCGCGGCTTTGCGATCGGCGATCGCGTGTCGGGCGAAGGGCATATCACCTGCGGTTTCTGTCGCAACTGCCGCGCAGGCCGTCGGCATTTGTGCCGCAATACGGTGGGCGTCGGCGTGAATCGCGAAGGCGCGTTCGCCGAGTTTCTGGTGATTCCGGCCTTCAACGCATTCAAGATTCCGCCGGAGATTTCCGACGACCTCGCCGCGATTTTCGATCCGTTCGGCAATGCCACGCACACGGCGCTGTCGTTCAATCTGGTCGGCGAAGACGTGCTGATAACCGGTGCGGGACCGATCGGCATCATGGCGGTGGCGATCGCGAAACACGTCGGCGCGCGCAATGTCGTGATTACCGACGTCAACGATTACCGGCTCGAACTCGCGCGCAAGATGGGTGCGACGCGCGCGGTGAATGTTTCGCGTGAATCGCTGCGTGACGTGATGGCGGATCTGCACATGGCCGAAGGTTTCGACGTCGGCCTCGAAATGTCCGGCGTGCCGAGCGCGTTCACCAGCATGCTCGACGCGATGAACCATGGCGGCAAGATCGCGTTGCTCGGCATTCCGCCGGCGCAGACCGCGATCGACTGGACGCAGGTGATCTTCAAAGGCCTCGAAATCAAGGGCATTTATGGCCGCGAGATGTTCGAGACCTGGTACAAGATGGTCGCGATGCTGCAGAGCGGGTTGGATCTGTCGCCGATCCTGACGCACCATTTCAAGGTTGACGACTATCAGGAAGCCTTTGCCACGATGCTCTCAGGCGAGAGCGGCAAGGTGATTCTCGATTGGACGGCTGCTTGA
- the parA gene encoding ParA family partition ATPase has protein sequence MAAEIIAVTQQKGGVGKSTIAMHLGAAFHEKGKRVLVVDADGQNTLIHWASASSDGDNGIPFPVVNLSEAGSQIHREIKKFVSDYDIIVVDCPPSITEKVSGVVLLAASVAVIPTSSSPADYWSSIGLVKLVQQAQVMNEDLRAVFLLNKTEEKRMLTRELKRALEELGFPLLKTQIPTREAYKQAMALGQTVLQMNDRGAKLAAIEVRACTNEIAALLP, from the coding sequence TTGGCAGCAGAAATCATCGCGGTAACTCAGCAGAAGGGTGGGGTCGGGAAGAGCACAATCGCGATGCACCTCGGCGCTGCGTTTCATGAGAAAGGCAAACGCGTCCTCGTTGTAGACGCAGATGGTCAAAACACACTCATCCACTGGGCCAGCGCATCATCGGACGGCGATAACGGAATCCCATTCCCGGTCGTCAACCTGTCCGAAGCCGGCAGCCAGATCCATCGCGAGATCAAGAAGTTCGTGTCCGACTACGACATCATCGTGGTCGACTGCCCGCCCTCCATCACAGAGAAAGTATCTGGCGTCGTGCTGCTGGCAGCGAGTGTCGCGGTAATTCCCACCTCGTCATCGCCGGCGGACTACTGGTCGAGCATCGGCTTGGTGAAACTCGTTCAGCAGGCTCAAGTCATGAATGAAGACCTGCGCGCCGTCTTTCTGCTCAACAAGACCGAAGAGAAACGGATGCTCACGCGCGAACTGAAGCGCGCGCTCGAAGAGCTCGGATTCCCGCTGCTGAAGACCCAGATCCCGACGCGTGAAGCCTACAAGCAGGCCATGGCGTTAGGACAGACAGTCCTTCAGATGAACGATCGTGGCGCCAAGCTTGCCGCCATCGAAGTACGGGCGTGCACCAACGAGATCGCCGCCCTGCTCCCGTGA